In Leptolyngbya sp. CCY15150, a genomic segment contains:
- the apcB gene encoding allophycocyanin subunit beta, with the protein MRDAVTSLIQNYDVTGRYFDRDALDTLKSYFESGVSRVQAAAIINANSSNVVKRAGSTLFEQVPELIRPGGNAYTTRRYAACLRDMDYYLRYATYALVAGNTDVLDERVLQGLRETYNSLSVPIGPTVMGIQIMKAMVKEMLADAGIENTAFVDQPFDHMTRELSEVNI; encoded by the coding sequence ATGCGGGACGCAGTCACGAGCCTAATTCAAAACTACGACGTCACTGGCCGATACTTTGACCGCGATGCTCTCGATACCCTAAAGTCCTACTTTGAGTCTGGGGTGTCCCGAGTTCAGGCAGCAGCCATTATTAACGCCAATTCATCCAACGTGGTCAAGCGCGCTGGGTCTACTCTCTTTGAGCAGGTTCCTGAGCTGATCCGCCCAGGCGGCAATGCTTATACCACCCGTCGCTATGCCGCTTGCCTGCGGGATATGGACTACTACCTGCGCTATGCCACCTATGCTTTAGTGGCTGGCAACACGGATGTATTAGATGAGCGGGTCTTGCAAGGGCTGCGCGAAACCTACAACTCGCTGAGCGTGCCCATCGGCCCTACCGTCATGGGTATTCAAATCATGAAAGCCATGGTGAAAGAGATGTTGGCTGATGCGGGGATTGAAAATACGGCGTTCGTAGACCAACCCTTCGACCACATGACCCGTGAACTTAGCGAAGTCAATATCTAA
- the glnA gene encoding type I glutamate--ammonia ligase produces the protein MTKTAQDVLNMLGPDKIKMVDLKFIDMPGIWQHLTLYYDQIDESSFVDGVPFDGSSIRGWKAINESDMMMVPDPDSAWVDPFMAEPTLSLICTIKEPRTGELYERCPRAIAYKAVDYLKSTGLGDTAYFGPEAEFFVFEDVRFDQTENSSYYYVDSVEGRWNSGKEEPGGNLGYKPRYKEGYFPVAPTDTLQDIRTEMLLTMADCGVPIEKHHHEVATGGQCELGFRFAELIQAADYLMTYKYCIKNVGRKYGKTVTFMPKPLFNDNGSGMHTHQSIWNDGQPLFAGDQYAGLSQMALYYIGGILKHAPALLAFTNPTTNSYKRLVPGFEAPVNLAYSQGNRSASVRIPLAGDSPKAKRLEFRCPDATSNPYLAFAAMLCAGIDGIKNQIDPGDPLDVDIYDLSPEELAKIPSTPGSLLDALKALEADHEFLTVGGVFTEDFITNWIEYKLDNDVNPMRLRPHPYEFALYYDV, from the coding sequence ATGACCAAAACTGCACAAGATGTCTTGAACATGCTCGGCCCTGACAAGATCAAGATGGTCGATCTGAAGTTCATTGACATGCCAGGGATCTGGCAACATCTCACGCTGTACTATGACCAGATTGATGAAAGCAGCTTTGTAGATGGTGTGCCATTTGATGGGTCGAGTATCCGGGGCTGGAAGGCAATCAACGAGTCGGACATGATGATGGTGCCCGACCCAGATTCTGCCTGGGTAGATCCCTTCATGGCAGAGCCTACCCTAAGCTTGATCTGCACCATCAAAGAGCCCCGCACCGGCGAACTCTACGAGCGCTGCCCCAGAGCGATCGCCTACAAGGCGGTTGATTACCTAAAATCTACTGGGCTAGGCGACACCGCCTACTTTGGCCCTGAAGCTGAGTTCTTCGTGTTTGAAGATGTGCGCTTCGACCAAACCGAAAACTCCAGCTACTACTACGTAGACAGCGTGGAAGGACGTTGGAACTCCGGCAAGGAAGAGCCCGGCGGCAACCTGGGCTACAAGCCTCGCTACAAAGAAGGCTACTTCCCCGTAGCTCCCACCGACACCCTGCAGGACATTCGTACCGAAATGCTGCTGACCATGGCAGACTGCGGTGTCCCCATTGAAAAGCACCACCACGAAGTGGCAACCGGTGGTCAGTGTGAACTAGGGTTCCGCTTTGCTGAGTTGATCCAAGCCGCCGACTACTTGATGACCTACAAGTACTGCATCAAGAATGTGGGTCGTAAGTATGGCAAGACGGTCACCTTCATGCCCAAGCCCTTGTTTAACGACAACGGTTCCGGGATGCACACCCACCAGTCGATCTGGAATGATGGGCAGCCGCTGTTTGCCGGTGACCAATACGCCGGGCTGAGCCAAATGGCCCTGTACTACATCGGCGGTATTCTCAAGCACGCTCCAGCGCTGCTAGCCTTCACCAACCCCACCACCAACTCCTACAAGCGCTTGGTGCCTGGTTTTGAAGCGCCAGTGAACCTGGCCTACTCCCAAGGCAACCGCTCGGCGTCCGTGCGGATTCCCCTGGCGGGTGATAGCCCCAAGGCTAAGCGTCTAGAGTTCCGCTGTCCCGATGCCACCTCCAACCCCTACCTGGCCTTTGCTGCCATGCTCTGTGCAGGGATTGACGGCATCAAGAACCAAATTGATCCTGGCGATCCGTTGGATGTGGACATCTACGACCTCAGCCCTGAAGAGCTAGCTAAGATTCCTTCCACCCCTGGCTCGCTGCTCGATGCCCTCAAGGCTCTGGAAGCGGATCACGAATTCCTCACCGTGGGTGGCGTCTTCACCGAAGACTTCATCACCAACTGGATTGAATACAAGCTCGACAACGACGTGAACCCGATGCGTCTCCGTCCCCACCCCTACGAGTTCGCGCTCTACTACGACGTATAG
- a CDS encoding DUF3536 domain-containing protein, giving the protein MVTHFPHSSASAEVNADTHPDPLRVAMGVYVTVHGHFYQPPRENPYLDAIERQPSAAPFHDWNERIHHECYRPNAFARILNDQGELVGLVNNFEYISFNIGPTLMSWLERHDVETYQRILAADRQSCDRLQGHGNAIAQVYNHIILPLANERDKHTQIRWGKADFYSRFGRDPEGMWLAETAVDADTVKALVAEGIRFIVLAPSQAQRCRLIPHDNEAAHADWREVGGSQIDPTQPYRCFVPGGDRQRDYLDIFFYDGPISRDMGFNEVLSSSQHFAGRIGQAVRGDRASQLISAATDGETFGHHKAGREKAVAYAVAVEFPRRGWTVTNYAHYLSICPPTWEVELKPVTAWSCSHGIDRWQDDCGCGGGGLWHQKWRRPLRDSLDWLRDRLVTIYEEVGAQLFGDPWSARDNYIQVIRDRTPENIAEFFAAHQDHPLTEAERVDALRLLEMQRHSLLMYTSCGWFFEEISRPEGVQILRYAARAIELAADVTGIQLEPEFLRRLSAAPSNVETYQDGADLYHQLVVSSQITHNQVAAHYAISSLFTAYAKQQRIYCYTAHQVDYQLQRIGALTLAVGQVVLTSDITQERADLMLAVLHLGGWDFHCCIQTFPGRRLYSQMKQDIFDSLQQASAAHVILAMSRAFGDQSYSLQTLFAEERHRIMRLLTQETLTRLDQLYTQVYRDNYGVLMAFQRDELDPPQELKVAAEIAITHRAMGAVRSLERDTGDFSHLNLQQCLGYVADLDAIATEANSFRCDLRLPQAKQVIEQLVIRTLWHLFHSAEADVADEMIPWLEHLIQVGDRLHLGLSLDRAQELYLKSFNTQLLPQLKQWRQAGLEPPHPLPAWSLAHIGRLLELGRTLAIDVPFWLEHIDQLESIAFQDHVEVEQLSQGRIVDPEVG; this is encoded by the coding sequence ATGGTGACTCATTTCCCCCATTCTTCCGCCTCGGCTGAGGTGAACGCTGATACCCATCCCGATCCGCTGCGCGTGGCGATGGGTGTGTATGTGACGGTTCATGGTCACTTTTATCAGCCGCCTCGGGAAAATCCCTACCTAGATGCAATTGAGCGCCAGCCCAGCGCCGCACCCTTCCACGACTGGAATGAGCGCATCCATCATGAATGCTACCGCCCCAACGCCTTTGCGCGGATTTTGAACGACCAGGGCGAACTGGTGGGGCTGGTGAACAATTTTGAATACATCAGCTTCAACATTGGCCCCACGCTGATGAGCTGGCTAGAGCGCCATGATGTGGAAACCTACCAGCGCATTCTGGCTGCCGATCGCCAAAGCTGCGATCGCCTCCAGGGTCACGGTAACGCCATTGCCCAGGTGTATAACCACATCATTTTGCCCCTGGCCAACGAGCGGGATAAACATACGCAAATTCGCTGGGGCAAGGCAGATTTCTACTCTCGCTTTGGGCGTGACCCGGAGGGCATGTGGCTGGCGGAAACGGCCGTGGATGCTGATACGGTGAAGGCGTTGGTGGCGGAGGGCATTCGCTTCATTGTCCTAGCTCCCTCCCAGGCCCAGCGCTGTCGGCTGATTCCCCATGACAACGAAGCGGCCCATGCCGACTGGCGAGAAGTGGGCGGCAGTCAGATCGATCCCACCCAGCCCTATCGCTGCTTTGTGCCAGGGGGCGATCGCCAACGGGATTACCTCGATATCTTTTTCTACGACGGCCCCATCTCCCGCGATATGGGCTTTAACGAAGTCTTGAGCAGTTCCCAGCATTTTGCCGGTCGGATTGGTCAGGCCGTCCGGGGCGATCGCGCCTCCCAGCTCATTTCCGCCGCCACCGATGGTGAAACCTTCGGGCACCATAAAGCTGGACGCGAAAAAGCCGTGGCCTATGCCGTGGCGGTGGAGTTTCCCCGTCGAGGCTGGACGGTGACCAACTATGCCCATTACCTGAGCATTTGTCCGCCCACCTGGGAAGTAGAACTCAAGCCGGTGACGGCCTGGAGCTGTTCCCATGGGATCGATCGCTGGCAGGATGACTGCGGCTGTGGTGGTGGTGGCCTGTGGCACCAAAAATGGCGGCGACCGCTGCGGGATTCCCTCGATTGGTTGCGCGATCGCCTCGTGACCATCTACGAAGAAGTGGGTGCTCAGCTTTTTGGCGATCCCTGGAGCGCTCGGGATAACTACATTCAGGTAATTCGCGATCGCACCCCCGAAAACATCGCCGAATTTTTTGCCGCACACCAAGACCATCCCCTCACCGAAGCCGAACGGGTAGACGCCCTGCGCTTGCTGGAAATGCAGCGCCATTCCCTATTGATGTACACCAGTTGCGGCTGGTTTTTTGAAGAAATTTCCCGCCCTGAGGGCGTCCAGATTCTTCGCTATGCCGCCCGCGCCATTGAGCTAGCGGCGGATGTCACCGGCATTCAGCTTGAGCCAGAATTTTTGCGGCGTTTGTCGGCGGCTCCCAGCAATGTGGAGACTTACCAGGATGGAGCAGACCTGTACCATCAGTTGGTGGTGTCGTCCCAGATTACCCACAACCAGGTGGCAGCCCACTATGCCATTAGCTCCCTGTTCACCGCCTATGCCAAGCAACAGCGCATCTATTGCTATACCGCCCATCAGGTGGATTACCAACTGCAGCGGATTGGCGCGCTGACCTTAGCGGTGGGGCAAGTGGTGCTGACCTCAGATATCACCCAGGAACGCGCTGACCTGATGCTGGCGGTGCTGCATTTGGGCGGTTGGGACTTCCATTGCTGCATCCAAACCTTTCCCGGACGACGGCTCTATAGCCAGATGAAGCAGGATATTTTCGACTCCCTGCAGCAGGCCAGCGCCGCCCATGTGATTCTAGCCATGAGCCGGGCCTTTGGCGATCAGTCCTACAGCTTACAAACCCTCTTCGCAGAAGAACGCCATCGGATCATGCGGCTGCTGACCCAGGAAACCCTGACCCGATTGGATCAGCTCTATACCCAGGTCTACCGCGATAACTATGGCGTCCTGATGGCCTTCCAGCGAGATGAGCTGGATCCACCCCAAGAGCTAAAAGTGGCGGCGGAAATTGCCATCACCCATCGGGCTATGGGCGCGGTGCGATCGCTAGAGCGAGATACGGGCGACTTCTCCCATCTCAACCTGCAGCAATGCCTCGGCTACGTAGCAGATTTGGACGCGATCGCCACCGAGGCCAACTCCTTCCGCTGCGATCTACGCCTTCCCCAGGCCAAGCAGGTGATTGAACAACTGGTGATCCGCACCCTTTGGCATCTGTTCCATAGCGCCGAGGCGGATGTGGCAGACGAGATGATTCCTTGGCTAGAGCACCTGATTCAAGTGGGCGATCGCCTCCATCTAGGCCTATCCCTAGATCGGGCCCAGGAGCTATACCTGAAGAGCTTTAACACCCAACTCTTGCCCCAACTCAAGCAATGGCGACAGGCCGGTCTAGAGCCGCCCCATCCCCTGCCAGCTTGGTCATTGGCCCACATTGGCCGCCTGTTGGAGCTGGGGAGAACCCTGGCCATTGACGTCCCCTTTTGGCTAGAGCATATTGACCAACTGGAGAGCATCGCCTTTCAGGATCATGTGGAGGTAGAACAGCTATCCCAAGGACGGATAGTGGATCCTGAGGTGGGTTAG